Part of the Desulfovibrio sp. TomC genome is shown below.
GGCGGCCAGACCGGCGATGGTGCTTGGCAGTTCGGGCAGCTGGCTTGGCGTCAGGTCGTCGCCGGTAAAAAGGACAACGTGTTTGCCGACCGCAGCGGCGAGCACCCGGCCGGTGGCGCAGGCCGCCACATGTTCAACCCACTGGCCCGGAAAGGCGGCCAGCTCCCGCGCCCCGGTTTCCGGGGTGGTGAGCATCACCCGGCCGTCGTCGCCGCCGCTTAAAAAACCCAGGGGCGAGGCGGCCAGACACAGGGCCGCGCCGGTATGGGCGGCGACAAAATCGGTCTCGCCGGTGTCCGGGTCGAGCAGGGCAATGCGGCCGTCGCCCAGAGCATAGGCGACGGTCTCGCCGTCAGTGGCAAAGGTGCAACCGGCCACATAGGACCCAAAATCCGTCTTGAGCAGCCCGGAGAGTTCGGCGTCAGGGGTAAACGTCATTATTTTTCCTCCCGGGCCGCACAGCCGGCAAGCCCTTGTTTGAGCGCTTCGCGGTCGAGGTCGCGGCCGATGAACACAGCCCGACTCTGGCGCGTTTCGCCCGCAGCCCAGGGCGTGCCCCAGGCGGTTTCCAGAAACATGTGCACCCCGTGGAAAATAAACCGCTGCTTGGCGCCGGCCACAGCCATGATGCCCTTGGACCGATAGATATCCTGGCCTTTTGTTTGAAGGAGCGTGCTTAAAAACTCGCCCAGCTCCTCGGCGTCCAGGGGGGCGTCGCTAGTCAGGCTGACCGACTCGATGCCGTGTTCCTGGATGTGGTTGCTCGTGGCGGCCTCGGCCAGGACAGGCTGGCCGAAGAGGAGTTTGCCGAGGTCGAAGGCGTTGCGGTCAAGCAGCGTGGCAATGGGCACGTCGCAACGCACGGCCTCGACAATTTGCGCCGTGTCGTTCACGCGCCCCACGGTCTGGCGGATTTGCTCCAGTACTTCCGGGGCCACGAGGTCGGTCTTATTGAGGATGACCAGATCGGCGTAGACCACCTGTTCCAGGACCTGCCGGTTTTCGGCGGCGTGGCGAGTGAAATGCATGGCGTCGATGACGGCGGTCACGGAATCGAGACGGAAGGCCTCACGGGTATCCTCGTCCATGGCAAAGGTCTGCACGATGGAGGCGGGATCGGCCAGTCCGGTGGTTTCAAGCAGCACGGCGTCGTAGGCTCCCCGGCGTTTGGCCAGCCCGGAAAGCACGCGGATGAGGTCGCCGCGCACGGAGCAGCAGATACAGCCATTATTCATGAGATAGATCTCCTCGTCGGAGGAGACAACCAGATCGTTGTCGATGCCGATCTCGCCGAATTCGTTGACGATGACGACAAAACGACGGCCGTGGTTCTCGGTGAGCAGGCGGTTTAACAGCGTGGTCTTGCCGGCCCCGAGAAAGCCGGTGAGTACGGTGACGGGAATGGAAGCCATAAAAATCCCCCCGGGGTTGAACTACGGACCGGGGGGTATCACCAAACCGGGCAAAGGGCCAGTCGGGAAGGAACCGGATGGCACGGAAGTACCGGTCAAACCGGATCAGTTGCAACGCGTATCGCCATAGGCCAGTTCAAAATCGACCAGTTCGCGGCTCCGGGCTACGGCGCGGTCTTCGGTGTTGCCGGCCACGCCCAGGTGGGACACGAGACGCCCGCAACTATCGCGGATGTCGGCGGCAAAGGATGCGCAGTAATCGCCTCGCGGGGTCAGGTCGATCTGATAGCCCTTATAATTGTCATGCAGGAAGGTGTTCATGGTAACTCCTCCTGATTCTCTCCTCTTTATCTACAATGATATTAATAATCATTTTCATACACTTGGCAAGACGGTAGGATTTTGACGTGATTTCGTCCAAAAATGTAAAAAGAACGCCGCCCCGTGGAGAGACGGAGCGGCGTATGGTCCGCGACGGGAGAGGGGGGGGCCGGCGCGGGCCAAATATCAGCCGGGGCCGACCGGGCGGACGGTGCGCCCCCCGGCGTTTCGGTTGTCGCCTACTCGTCGACCTTGCCGATGGTGGTCACGCAGCAGATTTTATCCCACGAGTAGTAGGTGTTAAGCGTTTCTTCGCCTTGCTTGACGGTGATGCGCACGAATTCGTCGCCCAAAAACAGGGTGGCGCTTTCGTAGATCTTGCCGTCGTTGATCTGGATTTTCACACCTTTGCGCAGTTTGCGGGAAAGGGTCCCATGGACCGGCGAAGAGGCGTATTCGAAGACTTTTTCAAGTGTTTGCTTCTGCATGATTGGTAGCTCCTTTTGACAAATTTAGACAAATCTCTGCTCGGCTATCCCTTACCCCTTCTGGGTCAAAAATCAATGTCAAAAATGGAGCAGGGTAACTGCTTCGCGTGACTTTAAATTAAATAAATAAAATAGGATGTTGCGTTTATAAAGGCAGGGTGAGGCGAGTCGCTTTGGCGGAGGGAGGCCCGAACCTTGCCCAGGAAGAGTCGTCCGCTCGGGAGAAAAGAAATTATGACGAAAAGGGCAATGTCGGATGGGCGGGAAGGGCAAGGAAAAGACAACGCCGGTCCACCCTGGCGGCGGACCGGCGTTACGGCAGACGGGATCAGTCGGCCTTGATCTCGGGGCGCATGGACAGCACCGGTACCGCGGCGGTCTTGATAACCTTTTCGGCCACGGAGCCGAACAGAATCTTGTCGATGCCCTTGCGGCCGTGGGTACCCAGCACGATCATATCCGCGCTGACTTCCTCGGCAGCCCGGACGATCTCCTCGGCGGCATAGCCGGACACGACCCGGCCTTCGACCGGGACGCCCTTGAAGTATTCCTTCACAAAGGAATCCATGGTGTCCGACGCGCCGCTGACGATGCCGGACACGAAATCATCGATGTAGCTGGCCTGGACATGGAACTCGACATATTGGGTCAGGGACGGGGCCACATACAGGGCCACGACTTTGGCGCCAAGGGCCGCAGCCAGGGTCTTGGCGTATTCGGCCACCTTGGGGCTGACTTCCGAAAAATCCAGGGCGCAC
Proteins encoded:
- a CDS encoding CobW family GTP-binding protein, translating into MASIPVTVLTGFLGAGKTTLLNRLLTENHGRRFVVIVNEFGEIGIDNDLVVSSDEEIYLMNNGCICCSVRGDLIRVLSGLAKRRGAYDAVLLETTGLADPASIVQTFAMDEDTREAFRLDSVTAVIDAMHFTRHAAENRQVLEQVVYADLVILNKTDLVAPEVLEQIRQTVGRVNDTAQIVEAVRCDVPIATLLDRNAFDLGKLLFGQPVLAEAATSNHIQEHGIESVSLTSDAPLDAEELGEFLSTLLQTKGQDIYRSKGIMAVAGAKQRFIFHGVHMFLETAWGTPWAAGETRQSRAVFIGRDLDREALKQGLAGCAAREEK
- a CDS encoding universal stress protein; protein product: MVAIKTILCALDFSEVSPKVAEYAKTLAAALGAKVVALYVAPSLTQYVEFHVQASYIDDFVSGIVSGASDTMDSFVKEYFKGVPVEGRVVSGYAAEEIVRAAEEVSADMIVLGTHGRKGIDKILFGSVAEKVIKTAAVPVLSMRPEIKAD